The Primulina eburnea isolate SZY01 chromosome 13, ASM2296580v1, whole genome shotgun sequence genome includes a region encoding these proteins:
- the LOC140810406 gene encoding uncharacterized protein: MTVDKVKIVREKLKAAQDRQKSWADLKRRPVEFNVGEKAYVKVSPMRGVVRFSKAGKLNPRYVGPFEILERVGTLACRLALPPSMSRIHNVFHVSQLRRYIPDPSHVLEVEPLIMEGNLGDELKYEEVPIRIVDTKEQVLRRRIIPYVKVQWSNHTEREATWEVEEKMRKEYPYLLEGLRLGYCLRFSKSS; this comes from the exons ATGACAGTGGACAAGGTTAAAATTGTCCGAGAAAAGctcaaggcagctcaagaccgacaGAAAAGCTGGGCAGATCTTAAGAGAAGGCCGGTAGAGTTCAACGTGGGCGAGAAAGCTTATGTGAAAGTCTCGCCTATGAGAGGAGTTGTCCGATTCAGTAAGGCCGGGAAATTGAACCCTCGATATGTTGGACCATTCGAAATCTTGGAGAGAGTGGGCACGTTAGCATGCAGGCTGGCGCTCCCACCAAGCATGTCCAGAATCCACAACGTATTCCACGTGTCCCAGCTGAGAAGGTACATTCCAGACCCGAGTCACGTGTTAGAGGTAGAACCCCTCATAATGGAAGGAAACTTGGGAGATGAACTGAAGTACGAAGAAGTTCCTATCAGAATCGTGGACACCAAAGAACAAGTCCTTAGACGGCGTATCATTCCCTACGTCAAAGTGCAGTGGTCCAACCATACAGAgagagaagcaacttgggaagttGAAGAGAAGATGCGAAAGGAATATCCTTATCT ATTAGAAGGATTGAGGCTTGGTTATTGCTTAAGATTTTCGAAATCCTCCTAG
- the LOC140810405 gene encoding uncharacterized protein: protein MVGRPPRQNRNPRYANNNNTNEEGNTPPPQSSLNQADLMAIATIMATTLQGLVNPNANQQPPPPPQHGVKFHYESLRKNRCPTFSCAADPEVSQSWLKSVETQLRLLEVPDALKLDVIVPFLEDKAAKWWEAVSPAMTAAGPITWRIFRETFLKQYYPAEVRLQKLSEFENFSQAPDMSVVEYTSQFNALGSYAPAIMADKVLKLHRFKKGLNSRIQSALAVYQPANFSDLMGAAIRAEADIRRREGENRNKRPPVNQPSQGRPMFKRPNQSGGPPSGKFPSDNYQGLKPCSTCGFKHSGECRRASGPSKPKEDKPNARIFAMTQEEADDATEVVSGTILIQSVPAYALFDCGATHSFMSKRFAKKLGRRPDKLTEPFRIATPTSRVIETDEIYRECEISINNQTFSADLIQLIMVDFDIILGMDWLARNSAVVDCKGKEVKLRTPNQEEVVFHGKSRGRKSLLSASQAWKAMKSGEDIYLAMVSEVTEEVALKLEDIPIVREFPDVFPEELSGTVPDREVEFEINLVPGAAPISKAPYRMAPAELKELKEQLQELLDKRYPLPRIDDLFDQLKGAAVFSKLDLRTGYHQLKVRAEDIPKTAFRTRYGHYEFTVIPFGLTNAPAAFMDLMNRVFKPFLDQFIVVFIDDILVYSPDEASHEEHLHLALQILRENKLYAKFSKCEFWLRSVSFLGHVISRTGVSVDPRKVEAITEWPRPKNATDIRSFLGLAGYYRKFVEGLSSIAVPLTKLTQKNSKFTWSEDCEKSFQTLKEKLASTPVLILPAENKDFTIYSDASKDGLGCVLMQEGRVIAYASRQLKPHEQNYPTHDLELAAVVFALKIWRHYLYGAKCEIFTDHQSLKYLFTQKELNMRQRRWIELLKDYDLTISYHPGKANRVADALSRKGPGKVTLASLSAQPCLQETVKLNQDRDPILIKLKDQVREGKSQDHQIDDKGILWMKGRLCVPDSDNLRQEIMAEAHKSKFSVHPGSTKMYRDLKNSFWWNGLKRDVAVFVSRCQDCQSLGKATTVYG from the exons ATGGTCGGTAGACCACCGAGACAGAACCGCAACCCCCGTTATGCCAACAACAACAACACTAATGAAGAAGGCAACACACCTCCACCTCAATCCAGCCTTAATCAAGCAGATTTGATGGCTATAGCCACGATCATGGCAACGACACTTCAGGGGTTAGTGAACCCCAATGCTAATCAACAGCCCCCACCTCCACCACAGCATGGGGTCAAGTTTCATTACGAGTCTCTGCGCAAGAACAGGTGCCCAACTTTCAGTTGCGCTGCCGACCCTGAAGTTAGCCAGAGCTGGCTAAAAAGCGTGGAAACTCAGTTGAGACTGTTGGAAGTCCCGGATGCACTAAAATTGGACGTGATAGTGCCTTTCCTGGAAGACAAGGCAGCAAAATGGTGGGAAGCAGTCTCGCCAGCCATGACCGCTGCTGGACCAATCACATGGCGGATCTTCCGGGAAACATTTCTGAAACAGTACTACCCGGCAGAAGTCAGACTGCAGAAGCTAagtgaattcgagaatttcagtCAGGCTCCAGACATGTCAGTGGTGGAATATACCTCTCAATTCAATGCCCTCGGGTCTTATGCTCCAGCAATCATGGCAGACAAAGTTCTGAAATTGCACCGCTTTAAGAAGGGGTTGAACAGCAGGATCCAATCAGCTCTAGCGGTATACCAACCTGCCAACTTTTCCGATTTGATGGGTGCGGCTATCCGAGCCGAAGCTGATATTCGTCGGAGAGAAGGGGAAAACAGGAACAAGCGACCCCCTGTCAACCAGCCTTCTCAGGGCAGACCAATGTTCAAGAGGCCCAATCAGTCGGGTGGACCTCCCTCAGGGAAATTCCCCTCCGATAACTACCAAGGACTCAAGCCATGCTCAACATGTGGCTTCAAGCACTCTGGGGAATGCCGAAGGGCAAGCG GTCCCAGTAAACCAAAGGAGGACAAACCCAATGCTAGGATCTTTGCCATGACTCAGGAAGAGGCTGATGACGCAACTGAAGTAGTGTCAGGTACCATTCTAATTCAATCAGTACCTGCCTATGCATTATTTGACTGCGGTGCTACGCATTCCTTtatgtctaagagatttgctAAGAAGTTAGGACGTAGGCCTGATAAGCTAACTGAACCTTTCCGAATAGCCACACCTACAAGTAGAGTCATTGAAACTGATGAGATTTACAGAGAGTGTGAAATCAGTATCAATAATCAGACTTTTAGCGCCGACTTGATACAGTTGATCATGGTCGATTTCGACATCATCTTagggatggattggttagcGAGAAACAGTGCAGTAGTAGATTGTAAGGGAAAGGAAGTCAAACTCCGAACCCCAAATCAGGAAGAAGTCGTGTTTCACGGTAAATCCAGGGGACGTAAATCACTATTGTCCGCATCTCAGGCTTGGAAGGCCATGAAATCCGGAGAAGATATCTACCTAGCAATGGTCAGTGAGGTAACAGAAGAGGTCGCGCTGAAACTGGAAGACATCCCGATAGTGAGAGAGTTCCCCgatgtttttccagaagaaCTCTCAGGGACGGTCCCGGACCGCGAAGTGGAGTTCGAGATCAACCTGGTTCCCGGtgcggcaccaatctctaaagcaccttacagaatggcaccagctgAGCTTAAGGAGCTAAAGGAACAGctccaagaattgctagacaagag GTACCCTCTACCCCGGATagacgatctgtttgatcagcttaAGGGAGCGGCCGTCTTTTCTAAACTGGATCTGAGGACAGGTTATCACCAATTAAAGGTCAGGGCTGAAGACATTCCCAAGACAGCCTTTCgaaccagatacgggcattatgaattcaCAGTGATaccttttggtctgaccaacgcTCCAGCAGCATTCATGGACCTTATGAACAGAGTGTTCAAGCCATTCCTGGATCAGTTCATAGTGgtattcatcgatgatattctcgTCTATTCTCCTGACGAGGCGAGCCACGAAGAGCACCTTCACCTTGCTCTGCAAATCTTAAGAGAGAATAAGCTCTATGCTAAGTTtagcaagtgtgaattctggctgagaagTGTGTCATTTCTAGGACACGTGATCTCGAGAACAGGAGTGTCAGTGGATCCAAGGAAAGTAGAGGCGATTACAGAGTGGCCGAGACCGAAGAACGCCACCGATATCAGAAGCTTTCTTGgattggcaggatattaccgaaAATTCGTCGAAGGGTTATCCTCGATAGCCGTGCCACTGACGAAGCTCACACAGAAAAATTCAAAGTTTACCTGGAGTGAGGATTGCGAGAAAAGTTTCCAGACGCTGAAGGAGAAACTCGCATCCACACCAGTGCTGATCTTGCCAGCAGAGAATAAAGATTTCACTATTTACAGTGACGCCTCTAAGGACGGTCTAGGATGCGTACTCATGCAAGAAGGAAGAGTGATCGCATATGCatcaagacagttgaaaccgCACGAGCAGAATTATCCTACTCATGACCTGGAACTAGCAGCGGTTGTCTTCGCCttaaagatttggaggcactacctCTATGGTGCTAAATGTGAAATCTTCACAGACCatcagagcctcaagtacttgttcACCCAGAAGGAACTTAACATGAGGCAGAGGCGATGGATCGAACTTctgaaggactatgacttgaccataagctaccatccgggtaaaGCAAACAGAGTGGCTGATGCGCTAAGTCGGAAAGGCCCAGGCAAGGTAACTCTAGCTTCCCTCTCGGCACAGCCATGTCTGCAGGAGACCGTCAAGTTAAACCAAGATCGAGATCCGATACTGATAAAACTTAAGGATCAAGTCAGAGAAGGGAAATCTCAGGATCATCAGATTGATGACAAGGGAATTTTGTGGATGAAAGGGAGACTGTGTGTGCCCGACAGTGATAACCTCCGCCAAGAGATAATGGCAGAGGCGCACAAGTCAAAATTCTCAGTCCATCCAGGCAGCACGAAAATGTACAGGGACCTCAAGAATAGTTTCTGGTGGAATGGCCTGAAGAGAGATGTGGCTGTATTCGTATCCAGATGTCAG GATTGCCAAAGTCTTGGCAAAGCCACGACGGTATATGGGTGA